The Streptomyces nitrosporeus genome includes a window with the following:
- a CDS encoding substrate-binding domain-containing protein — MPETSRRGLLFGTAAVSAGAFLTACTSNEPKDEASAPDGRPAAADDKPGTPVTIGFAGPQADHGWLNAINVQARTRAEKYSEVTLETTEGSNDTAAQIGQVKTLINKKVDVLVVLPADGKALTQVGLEAMKAGIPVVNLDRIFASPQAYRCWVGGDNYGMGLNAGHYIGEQLKGKAGAKVVELAGIDNLELTKQRSQGFADALKNYSNIELVARQAADFTVESGQAKMAQLLQAQKQFDALWNHDDDQGVGALRAIEQAGRDEFIMVGGAGAKSAMDAIKAGNSVLKATVLYPPTMAASAIDLARALGQSKGVAGLAELEIPTSLTLYSAVVTQDNIDQYLPTGFS; from the coding sequence ATGCCAGAAACCAGCCGCAGAGGGCTTCTGTTCGGCACCGCCGCCGTCTCCGCGGGCGCCTTCCTCACCGCCTGCACCAGCAACGAGCCCAAGGACGAGGCATCCGCCCCGGACGGCCGGCCGGCCGCGGCCGACGACAAGCCCGGCACCCCCGTCACCATCGGTTTCGCCGGGCCGCAGGCCGACCACGGCTGGCTCAACGCGATCAACGTCCAGGCCAGGACCCGCGCGGAGAAGTACTCCGAGGTGACCCTGGAGACCACCGAGGGCTCCAACGACACCGCCGCCCAGATCGGCCAGGTCAAGACGCTCATCAACAAGAAGGTCGACGTGCTGGTCGTCCTCCCCGCCGACGGCAAGGCGCTCACCCAGGTCGGCCTGGAGGCGATGAAGGCCGGCATCCCCGTCGTCAACCTCGACCGGATCTTCGCCTCCCCGCAGGCGTACCGCTGCTGGGTGGGCGGCGACAACTACGGCATGGGCCTCAACGCCGGCCACTACATCGGCGAGCAGCTCAAGGGCAAGGCGGGCGCCAAGGTCGTCGAACTGGCCGGCATCGACAACCTGGAGCTCACCAAGCAGCGCAGCCAGGGCTTCGCCGACGCCCTGAAGAACTACTCCAACATCGAGCTGGTGGCCCGTCAGGCCGCCGACTTCACCGTGGAGTCCGGCCAGGCCAAGATGGCGCAACTGCTCCAGGCGCAGAAGCAGTTCGACGCCCTGTGGAACCACGACGACGACCAGGGTGTGGGCGCGCTGCGCGCGATCGAGCAGGCCGGCCGCGACGAGTTCATCATGGTCGGCGGGGCGGGCGCCAAGTCGGCGATGGACGCCATCAAGGCCGGGAACAGCGTCCTGAAGGCCACCGTCCTCTACCCGCCGACGATGGCCGCCTCCGCCATCGACCTGGCCCGCGCGCTCGGCCAGAGCAAGGGTGTCGCGGGCCTCGCCGAGCTGGAGATCCCCACCTCCCTCACCCTGTACTCGGCCGTCGTCACCCAGGACAACATCGACCAGTACCTGCCGACCGGCTTCAGCTGA
- a CDS encoding SCO3242 family prenyltransferase, with protein sequence MPSASRHAAPPYSLSGARGTAPAPDRPRTRTGPRAWAELLRISALFTVPGDALAGAAAAGHRPGRGTVLAVGASLCLYEAGMALNDWADRAEDAVDRPHRPIPSGRITPGAALAAAATLTASGLALAACAGRPALAVATGLAATVWAYDLHLKHTPAGPAAMATARSLDLLLGAAATCGAPGTPPAGRASRPRPARPAGPGGRAPRPGAGHALPTALPAALVLGAHTCAVTHVSRHEAHGGSTTAPTAALATAAALAAAVLRTNRLPSRGRRAPAPGPRGTGRTLALTAFTGAYLRTAARPLLHAALNPSPPLTRRSVGGGIRAMIPLQAALATRAGAPLTGLAVMGLGPLARSLARKVSPT encoded by the coding sequence GTGCCGTCCGCGAGCCGCCACGCGGCACCCCCGTACAGCCTGTCCGGTGCGCGCGGGACTGCGCCCGCACCGGACAGGCCCCGCACCCGGACGGGCCCGCGTGCCTGGGCCGAACTCCTCCGGATCTCGGCCCTGTTCACCGTGCCCGGTGACGCGCTCGCCGGGGCCGCCGCAGCCGGGCACCGCCCCGGCCGGGGCACCGTGCTCGCGGTGGGGGCCTCCCTCTGCCTCTACGAGGCGGGCATGGCCCTCAACGACTGGGCCGACCGCGCCGAGGACGCCGTGGACCGCCCGCACCGCCCGATCCCCTCGGGCCGGATCACCCCCGGCGCCGCCCTGGCCGCCGCGGCCACCCTCACCGCGTCGGGGCTGGCCCTGGCCGCGTGCGCGGGGCGCCCCGCGCTGGCGGTGGCCACCGGACTGGCCGCCACGGTCTGGGCGTACGACCTGCACCTCAAACACACCCCGGCGGGGCCCGCCGCCATGGCCACGGCCCGGAGCCTCGACCTGCTGCTGGGCGCGGCGGCGACGTGCGGCGCCCCGGGGACCCCGCCGGCCGGCCGCGCCTCCCGCCCCCGGCCCGCGCGTCCGGCGGGCCCCGGGGGACGGGCACCGCGCCCCGGCGCCGGTCACGCCCTGCCGACGGCCCTGCCGGCCGCGCTGGTGCTCGGCGCCCACACCTGCGCCGTCACCCACGTCTCCCGGCACGAGGCACACGGCGGTTCCACCACCGCGCCCACCGCCGCGCTGGCCACGGCCGCCGCACTCGCGGCCGCCGTCCTCCGTACCAACCGGCTTCCGTCCCGGGGCCGCCGGGCCCCGGCACCGGGCCCCCGGGGCACCGGGCGGACGCTCGCGCTCACCGCGTTCACCGGGGCCTACCTCCGCACCGCCGCGCGGCCCCTCCTGCACGCCGCCCTCAACCCGTCCCCGCCCCTCACCCGGCGCTCCGTCGGCGGCGGCATCCGCGCCATGATCCCGCTCCAGGCCGCCCTGGCCACCCGGGCCGGAGCACCCCTGACCGGGCTCGCCGTCATGGGCCTCGGCCCCCTCGCCCGCTCCCTCGCACGGAAGGTGAGCCCCACGTGA
- a CDS encoding sugar phosphate isomerase/epimerase family protein yields MTLRLGYGTNGLTDLRLDDALGLLAGLGYDGVGLTLDHMHLDPLAPDAGDRTRRVARRLDALRLGVTVETGARYVLDPRRKHGPTLLDPDPEARAARTGLLVRSVEIAAGLGAHALHCFSGTTPPGTPTDTAWERLADALTPVLDAAARAGIPLAVEPEPGHLLATLADFHHLRTLLGDPPALGLTLDIGHCQCLEPLPPAACVEAAAPWLRHVQIEDMRRGVHEHLPFGDGEIDFPPVLEALAATGYDGLTVVELPRHSHAGPDLARTSLDFLRAATAPARHGR; encoded by the coding sequence GTGACCCTCCGCCTCGGCTACGGCACCAACGGACTGACCGACCTCCGCCTCGACGACGCCCTCGGACTCCTCGCCGGCCTCGGGTACGACGGCGTCGGGCTGACCCTGGACCACATGCACCTGGACCCGCTGGCCCCGGACGCCGGCGACCGCACCCGCCGGGTGGCCCGCAGGCTCGACGCCCTCCGGCTCGGCGTCACCGTGGAGACCGGCGCCCGCTATGTCCTGGACCCGCGCCGCAAACACGGCCCGACCCTCCTCGACCCCGACCCCGAAGCCCGCGCCGCACGCACCGGTCTGCTCGTACGGTCCGTGGAGATCGCCGCCGGCCTCGGCGCCCACGCCCTGCACTGCTTCAGCGGCACCACCCCGCCGGGCACCCCCACGGACACCGCCTGGGAACGGCTGGCCGACGCGCTCACCCCCGTACTCGACGCCGCCGCCCGGGCCGGGATCCCGCTCGCCGTCGAACCCGAACCCGGCCACCTCCTCGCCACACTCGCCGACTTCCACCACCTCCGCACCCTCCTCGGCGACCCGCCCGCCCTCGGCCTCACCCTCGACATCGGCCACTGCCAGTGCCTGGAACCCCTCCCGCCCGCGGCCTGCGTCGAAGCCGCCGCCCCCTGGCTGCGCCACGTACAGATCGAGGACATGCGGCGCGGCGTCCACGAGCACCTCCCCTTCGGTGACGGCGAGATCGACTTCCCACCCGTGCTGGAAGCCCTGGCCGCCACCGGCTACGACGGCCTCACCGTCGTCGAACTGCCCCGCCACTCCCACGCCGGCCCCGACCTCGCCCGCACCTCCCTCGACTTCCTGCGCGCCGCCACGGCCCCCGCGCGGCACGGGAGGTGA
- a CDS encoding sugar phosphate isomerase/epimerase family protein gives MPRPFTLFTGQWADLPLEEVCRLARDFGYDGLELACWGDHFEVDKALSDPGYLDGRRRLLDRYGLKCWAVSNHLVGQAVCDSPIDERHQGILPARIWGDGEPEGVRRRAAAEIEDTARAAAAFGVDTVIGFTGSSIWHLVAMFPPVPPHMIDRGYQDFAERWNPVLDVFDREGVRFAHEVHPSEIAYDYWTTHRALEAVGHRPAFGLNFDPSHFVWQDLDPVAFLYDFRERIYHVDCKEARKRLDGRNGRLGSHLPWGDPRRGWDFVSAGHGDVPWEDVFRMLRSIGYEGPVSVEWEDAGMDRLTGAPEALASLRRYDFDPPGASFDAAFGGGR, from the coding sequence ATGCCACGCCCCTTCACGCTCTTCACCGGCCAGTGGGCCGACCTGCCCCTCGAAGAGGTCTGCCGCCTCGCCCGCGACTTCGGTTACGACGGTCTCGAACTCGCCTGCTGGGGAGACCACTTCGAGGTGGACAAGGCCCTGTCGGACCCCGGTTACCTGGACGGCCGGCGGCGGCTGCTCGACCGGTACGGCCTGAAGTGCTGGGCCGTCTCCAACCACCTGGTGGGCCAGGCCGTCTGCGACAGCCCCATCGACGAACGCCACCAGGGCATCCTGCCCGCCCGGATCTGGGGGGACGGTGAACCGGAAGGCGTACGCCGGCGGGCCGCCGCGGAGATCGAGGACACCGCCCGGGCCGCCGCCGCGTTCGGCGTCGACACCGTCATCGGGTTCACCGGCTCCTCGATCTGGCATCTCGTCGCGATGTTCCCGCCCGTACCGCCGCACATGATCGACCGCGGCTACCAGGACTTCGCCGAGCGCTGGAACCCGGTCCTGGACGTCTTCGACCGGGAAGGGGTGCGCTTCGCCCACGAGGTCCACCCCAGCGAGATCGCCTACGACTACTGGACCACGCACCGCGCCCTGGAAGCGGTCGGCCACCGGCCCGCGTTCGGGCTGAACTTCGACCCGAGCCACTTCGTCTGGCAGGACCTCGACCCGGTGGCCTTCCTCTACGACTTCCGGGAGCGGATCTACCACGTCGACTGCAAGGAGGCCCGTAAACGCCTCGACGGCCGCAACGGCCGCCTCGGCTCCCACCTGCCGTGGGGCGATCCCCGGCGAGGCTGGGACTTCGTCTCGGCCGGCCACGGTGACGTGCCGTGGGAGGACGTGTTCCGGATGCTGCGCTCCATCGGCTACGAGGGCCCGGTCTCGGTGGAATGGGAGGACGCCGGCATGGACCGGCTGACCGGTGCGCCGGAGGCGCTGGCCTCGCTCAGGCGGTACGACTTCGACCCGCCGGGCGCGTCCTTCGACGCGGCCTTCGGAGGGGGCCGCTGA
- a CDS encoding inositol-3-phosphate synthase — protein sequence MTAHAVRTGVWFIGARGSVATTATVGCAAVAAGLHPATGMATETPPFAGSGLPALASLVFGGHDTLDCPLPKRAEALAAGGVLPHGLPLAVPAETAAAEAEIRTGGPLPGDTRTDDELITAFAADITDFTRRHGLARTVVVNVASTEPAPAPGALRLPTSSLYAAAALRAGCPYANFTPSTGLRGPRLEEAAEAAGLPYAGRDGKTGQTLLRSVLAPMFVQRALPVRAWSGTNLLGGGDGAALADPAAAAAKNAGKERVLADTLGAVPEGEVHIDDVPAMGDWKTAWDHIAFDGFLGARMTLQTTWQGCDSALAAPLVLDLARLLARAHETGLTGPRPELGFYFKDPDGGPAGLPEQYAALLGFAERLRAAR from the coding sequence GTGACCGCACACGCCGTCCGTACCGGAGTCTGGTTCATCGGAGCACGCGGCTCCGTCGCCACCACCGCCACCGTGGGATGCGCCGCCGTCGCGGCCGGCCTCCACCCGGCGACCGGCATGGCCACCGAGACCCCGCCCTTCGCCGGCAGCGGACTGCCGGCCCTGGCCTCCCTGGTCTTCGGCGGCCACGACACCCTGGACTGCCCCCTGCCCAAGCGCGCCGAGGCGCTGGCGGCCGGCGGGGTCCTCCCGCACGGCCTGCCCCTCGCCGTCCCGGCCGAGACGGCCGCCGCCGAAGCGGAGATACGGACCGGCGGACCGCTGCCCGGTGACACCCGCACCGACGACGAACTGATCACCGCGTTCGCCGCCGACATCACGGACTTCACCCGCCGCCACGGCCTCGCCCGCACCGTCGTCGTCAACGTCGCCTCGACCGAGCCCGCGCCCGCGCCCGGAGCGCTCCGCCTGCCGACCAGCTCCCTCTACGCCGCGGCGGCCCTCCGCGCAGGCTGCCCCTATGCCAACTTCACCCCCTCCACCGGCCTGCGCGGCCCCCGTCTGGAGGAAGCCGCCGAAGCCGCCGGGCTGCCGTACGCCGGACGTGACGGCAAGACCGGGCAGACCCTCCTGCGTTCCGTCCTCGCACCGATGTTCGTCCAGCGGGCCCTGCCGGTACGGGCATGGTCGGGCACCAACCTGCTGGGCGGCGGGGACGGGGCCGCGCTCGCCGACCCGGCCGCCGCCGCGGCCAAGAACGCGGGCAAGGAACGCGTCCTCGCCGACACGCTCGGCGCGGTGCCCGAGGGCGAGGTCCACATCGACGACGTGCCCGCCATGGGCGACTGGAAGACCGCCTGGGACCACATCGCCTTCGACGGGTTCCTCGGTGCGCGGATGACCCTCCAGACCACCTGGCAGGGCTGCGACTCGGCGCTGGCCGCCCCCCTCGTCCTGGACCTCGCCCGGCTGCTCGCCCGCGCCCATGAGACCGGCCTCACCGGCCCGCGCCCCGAACTGGGCTTCTACTTCAAGGACCCCGACGGAGGCCCGGCAGGACTGCCCGAGCAGTACGCGGCGCTGCTCGGCTTCGCCGAGCGTCTGCGGGCCGCCCGGTGA
- a CDS encoding ThuA domain-containing protein produces MHRSRRRLRARKTLALLTGGLLTAATLTLASPPAAAGVPAAHSTAVRDAAADAAEDFQQVTLAKGAAETGEPISLAVLPDRSVLHTSRGGELRITDSAGNTRISGTIPVYSHDEEGLQGVGVDPGFAENRAIYLFYAPPMDTPAGDAPETGTAEDFAKFDGVNRLSRFVLDEDGTLDTASEKKVLDIPTTRGMCCHVGGDIDFDAEGNLYLSTGDDSNPFASDGYSPLDDRADRNPAFDARRTSGNTNDLRGKILRIKVAEDGSYTVPEGNLFAPGTEKTRPEIYAMGFRNPFRFSVDRATGILYVGDYGPDAGAADPDRGPAGQVEFARVTKPGNFGWPYCTGDNQAYNRYDFATGTSGAKFDCAAPKNESRHNTGLVDLPPSEAAWIPYDGPSLPEFGTGSESPMGGPVYRYDADLDSPVKFPEEYDGDFFAGEFGRQWIKRIEQDADGTVRSVNDIPWTGTQVMDMAFGPDGALYVLDYGLSWFGGDEHSALYRIENATGGRSPIAEASSDKTSGTAPLRVRFSSAGTTDGDGDALTYAWDFGDGGTSTAANPTYTYRKNGTYTATVTAKDPTGRTGSASVHVTVGNTAPVVEMHFPADGQLFEFGDEVPFAVTVTDPEDGTVDCSKVEVKFTLGHDSHGHDITTEHGCEGTVKTAMEGGHDPNANIYGGISAAYTDGGGGGQAALTGRDQAKLQPRHRQAEHYDDSSGVTTPSKTSAHGGRTVGDIHDGDWISFSPYILGGTTRLTARTSSAGAGGFLEVRAGSPTGKILGSAPVPVTGSWDTFQDIDVPLRGAPKKATGLYLVFKGGQGALFDVDDFQITSTPKDRTAKRVLVFSKTGGFRHDSIPEGIAALKELGKDANITVDATEEAAQFTTGNLARYDAVVFLSTTGDILNAGQKKAFENFVSTGGGYMGIHAAADTEYDWEFYGGLVGAYFHSHPQIQPATVRIENHDHPATAHLDEAWDRTDEWYNYRTNPRDKAQVLATLDETTYTGGTMKGDHPIAWCQTYQGGRSFYTGLGHTKESYAEPAFRQHLLGGLRYASGQAKADCKPDTGYRSLFNGTTLEGWKQAGPGKFDVVDGELRSSGGMGLLTYQAKELHSYSLTLDWKMEGDDNSGVFVGFPESDDPWSAVNNGYEVQIDATDAADRTTGAVYTFKSADLKARDRVLRPPGQWNSYEIRVRGERLQVFLNGTKINDFTNTDPARSLKDGYIGLQNHGADDQVSFRNIRLKELPPA; encoded by the coding sequence GTGCACAGAAGCCGCAGACGGCTCCGCGCCCGAAAGACACTCGCACTCCTGACCGGCGGACTGCTCACCGCCGCCACCCTCACCCTCGCCTCCCCGCCGGCCGCCGCCGGCGTCCCGGCCGCGCACAGCACGGCCGTACGGGACGCCGCCGCCGACGCGGCCGAGGACTTCCAGCAGGTCACCCTCGCCAAGGGGGCCGCCGAGACCGGCGAGCCCATCTCGCTGGCGGTGCTCCCCGACCGCAGCGTGCTGCACACCTCGCGCGGCGGCGAGCTGCGCATCACCGACAGCGCCGGCAACACCCGGATATCCGGCACCATCCCCGTCTACTCGCACGACGAGGAAGGCCTCCAGGGCGTCGGCGTCGATCCGGGCTTCGCCGAGAACCGGGCGATCTACCTCTTCTACGCACCGCCGATGGACACCCCCGCCGGCGACGCCCCGGAGACCGGCACCGCCGAGGACTTCGCGAAGTTCGACGGCGTGAACCGGCTCTCCCGCTTCGTCCTCGACGAGGACGGCACCCTCGACACCGCCAGCGAGAAGAAGGTCCTAGACATCCCCACCACCCGCGGCATGTGCTGCCACGTCGGCGGTGACATCGACTTCGACGCGGAGGGCAACCTCTACCTCTCGACGGGCGACGACTCCAACCCGTTCGCCTCCGACGGCTACTCGCCGCTGGACGACCGGGCGGACCGCAACCCGGCCTTCGACGCCCGCCGGACCTCCGGCAACACCAACGACCTCCGGGGCAAGATCCTGCGCATCAAGGTCGCCGAGGACGGCTCCTACACCGTCCCCGAGGGGAACCTCTTCGCCCCGGGCACGGAGAAGACCCGCCCCGAGATCTACGCCATGGGATTCCGCAACCCCTTCCGCTTCAGCGTGGACCGGGCGACCGGCATCCTCTACGTCGGCGACTACGGCCCCGACGCCGGCGCCGCCGACCCGGACCGCGGACCGGCCGGACAGGTCGAGTTCGCCCGGGTGACGAAGCCGGGCAACTTCGGCTGGCCGTACTGCACCGGGGACAACCAGGCGTACAACCGCTACGACTTCGCCACCGGGACCTCCGGTGCGAAGTTCGACTGCGCCGCGCCGAAGAACGAGTCCCGGCACAACACCGGCCTGGTCGACCTGCCGCCCTCCGAGGCCGCCTGGATCCCCTACGACGGGCCTTCCCTGCCCGAGTTCGGCACCGGCTCCGAGTCCCCGATGGGCGGTCCCGTCTACCGCTACGACGCGGACCTCGACTCACCCGTGAAGTTCCCCGAGGAGTACGACGGCGACTTCTTCGCCGGGGAGTTCGGCCGGCAGTGGATCAAACGCATCGAGCAGGACGCCGACGGCACGGTCCGGTCCGTCAACGACATCCCGTGGACCGGCACCCAGGTCATGGACATGGCCTTCGGCCCGGACGGCGCCCTCTACGTCCTGGACTACGGCCTCTCCTGGTTCGGCGGCGACGAGCACTCCGCGCTCTACCGCATCGAGAACGCCACCGGCGGCCGCTCGCCCATCGCCGAGGCATCCTCGGACAAGACCTCGGGAACCGCGCCCCTCAGGGTGCGCTTCTCCTCCGCCGGCACCACCGACGGCGACGGCGACGCCCTCACCTACGCCTGGGACTTCGGCGACGGCGGGACGTCCACGGCCGCGAACCCCACGTACACGTACAGGAAGAACGGCACCTACACCGCCACCGTCACCGCGAAGGACCCGACCGGCCGCACCGGATCGGCGAGCGTCCACGTGACGGTCGGCAACACCGCCCCGGTCGTCGAGATGCACTTCCCGGCCGACGGCCAGCTCTTCGAGTTCGGTGACGAGGTGCCCTTCGCGGTGACCGTCACCGATCCGGAGGACGGCACGGTCGACTGCTCGAAGGTCGAGGTCAAGTTCACCCTCGGCCACGACAGCCACGGCCACGACATCACCACCGAGCACGGCTGCGAAGGCACCGTCAAGACCGCCATGGAAGGCGGCCACGACCCCAACGCCAACATCTACGGCGGCATCTCCGCCGCCTACACCGACGGCGGGGGCGGCGGCCAGGCAGCACTGACCGGCCGCGACCAGGCCAAACTCCAGCCGCGCCACCGGCAGGCCGAGCACTACGACGACTCCTCGGGCGTCACCACCCCGAGCAAGACCAGCGCGCACGGCGGCCGGACCGTCGGGGACATCCACGACGGCGACTGGATCTCCTTCAGCCCCTACATCCTCGGCGGGACCACCCGGCTCACCGCCCGGACGTCCTCGGCCGGCGCCGGAGGCTTCCTGGAGGTACGCGCCGGATCACCCACCGGCAAGATCCTCGGCTCCGCCCCCGTCCCCGTCACCGGCAGCTGGGACACCTTCCAGGACATCGACGTCCCGCTGCGCGGCGCGCCCAAGAAGGCCACCGGCCTGTACCTGGTCTTCAAGGGCGGTCAGGGAGCACTCTTCGACGTGGACGATTTCCAGATCACCAGCACCCCCAAAGACCGGACCGCCAAGCGCGTCCTCGTCTTCTCCAAGACCGGCGGCTTCCGCCACGACTCCATCCCGGAGGGCATCGCCGCGCTGAAGGAGCTCGGCAAGGACGCGAACATCACCGTCGACGCCACCGAGGAAGCGGCCCAGTTCACCACCGGCAACCTGGCCCGCTACGACGCCGTCGTCTTCCTCTCCACCACCGGCGACATCCTGAACGCCGGGCAGAAGAAGGCGTTCGAGAACTTCGTCTCCACCGGTGGCGGCTACATGGGCATCCACGCCGCGGCCGACACCGAGTACGACTGGGAGTTCTACGGCGGGCTCGTCGGCGCCTACTTCCACTCCCACCCGCAGATCCAGCCCGCCACCGTCCGGATCGAGAACCACGACCACCCGGCCACCGCCCACCTGGACGAGGCGTGGGACCGCACCGACGAGTGGTACAACTACCGCACCAACCCGCGCGACAAGGCCCAGGTACTCGCCACCCTGGACGAGACCACCTACACCGGCGGCACCATGAAGGGCGACCACCCCATCGCCTGGTGCCAGACCTACCAGGGCGGGCGCTCCTTCTACACCGGCCTCGGCCACACCAAGGAGTCCTACGCCGAACCGGCCTTCCGCCAGCACCTGCTGGGCGGCCTGCGCTACGCCTCCGGGCAGGCCAAGGCCGACTGCAAGCCCGACACCGGCTACCGGTCCCTCTTCAACGGCACGACGCTGGAGGGCTGGAAGCAGGCAGGACCCGGGAAGTTCGACGTCGTCGACGGTGAACTGCGCTCGTCCGGAGGCATGGGCCTGCTGACCTACCAGGCCAAGGAGCTGCACTCCTACTCGCTCACGCTGGACTGGAAGATGGAGGGCGACGACAACTCCGGTGTCTTCGTGGGCTTCCCGGAGTCCGACGACCCGTGGTCCGCGGTGAACAACGGTTACGAGGTCCAGATCGACGCCACCGACGCCGCCGACCGCACCACCGGCGCCGTCTACACCTTCAAGTCGGCGGACCTCAAGGCCCGCGACCGGGTCCTGCGGCCGCCCGGCCAGTGGAACAGCTACGAGATCCGGGTCCGGGGCGAACGCCTCCAGGTCTTCCTCAACGGGACGAAGATCAACGACTTCACCAACACCGACCCCGCCCGCAGCCTGAAGGACGGCTACATCGGCCTCCAGAACCACGGGGCCGACGACCAGGTGTCCTTCCGCAACATCCGGCTGAAGGAACTGCCCCCGGCATAG
- a CDS encoding Gfo/Idh/MocA family protein, whose amino-acid sequence MALREETEQETGAPPPGRRPTTRLGVGMVGYAFMGAAHSQGWRTAGHVFDLPADPVLAAICGRDRTAVEAAAARHGWAAAETDWRALIARDDVHLVDICTPGESHAEIAVAALEAGKHVLCEKPLANSVAEAEAMAAAAERAAARGQVAIVGFNYRKVPALTYARGLVADGRLGALRHIRATYLQDWLVDPEAPLTWRLKRERAGSGALGDLGAHIVDLAQYLAGEPLVGVSAVSETFVRERPLPAGPAGTADRTARGAVTVDDAALFTGRLASGALASFEASRMAAGRKNALRLEINGELGSLAFDLERLNELSFHDHTEPAVTAGFRRILVTEPGHPYLEAWWPPGHGLGYEHTFVHQARDVVRTIAEGLPPEPSFADGLQVQRVLAAVEESAARNSVHTPVPFQEVP is encoded by the coding sequence ATGGCCCTTAGGGAAGAGACGGAGCAGGAGACCGGGGCACCGCCGCCCGGACGCCGGCCGACGACGCGGCTCGGCGTCGGCATGGTCGGATACGCGTTCATGGGCGCGGCCCACTCACAGGGCTGGCGTACCGCGGGCCATGTCTTCGACCTGCCGGCGGACCCCGTCCTCGCCGCGATCTGCGGACGTGACCGCACCGCCGTCGAGGCCGCCGCCGCCCGCCACGGCTGGGCGGCGGCGGAGACCGACTGGCGTGCCCTGATCGCCCGGGACGACGTCCACCTGGTCGACATCTGCACCCCGGGCGAGAGCCACGCGGAGATCGCCGTCGCGGCCCTGGAAGCGGGCAAGCACGTGCTGTGCGAGAAGCCGCTCGCCAACTCCGTCGCCGAGGCGGAGGCCATGGCGGCGGCCGCGGAACGCGCCGCGGCGCGCGGGCAGGTGGCGATCGTCGGGTTCAACTACCGCAAGGTGCCCGCCCTCACCTACGCCCGCGGCCTCGTCGCGGACGGCCGGCTGGGCGCGCTGCGGCACATACGAGCCACCTATCTGCAGGACTGGCTCGTCGACCCCGAGGCGCCGCTGACCTGGCGGCTCAAGCGCGAGCGGGCCGGATCGGGCGCGCTGGGGGACCTCGGGGCCCACATCGTGGACCTCGCCCAGTACCTCGCCGGTGAACCGCTCGTGGGGGTGTCCGCGGTGAGTGAGACCTTCGTACGGGAACGGCCCCTGCCCGCCGGGCCGGCGGGCACCGCGGACCGGACCGCGCGGGGGGCGGTCACGGTCGACGACGCGGCCCTGTTCACCGGACGGCTGGCGTCCGGGGCGCTGGCCTCCTTCGAGGCGTCCCGAATGGCGGCGGGCCGCAAGAACGCCCTGCGGCTGGAGATCAACGGGGAGCTCGGCTCGCTCGCCTTCGACCTGGAACGGCTCAACGAACTCTCCTTCCACGACCACACCGAGCCCGCGGTGACGGCCGGGTTCCGGCGGATCCTCGTCACCGAACCCGGGCACCCCTACCTGGAGGCGTGGTGGCCGCCCGGCCACGGCCTCGGCTACGAGCACACCTTCGTCCACCAGGCACGCGACGTCGTCCGCACGATCGCGGAAGGGCTGCCCCCCGAGCCGTCGTTCGCCGACGGCCTCCAGGTGCAGAGGGTGCTCGCCGCGGTGGAGGAGAGCGCCGCCAGGAACTCCGTACACACACCGGTCCCCTTCCAGGAGGTCCCGTAG